From one Microbulbifer sp. A4B17 genomic stretch:
- a CDS encoding S9 family peptidase, with amino-acid sequence MEVNVYTGAERKIIGLPQSYGRAYTDGQGNLTFATGTDKKRNPEPYQYSDGHWKKIEDPTLSRARLVGINQETGETYLEIDRKNNTEPIGAYTHPDYPEEHFFNSKGNFPAFFRGLKKAFDSYRIYFTSTTSDGKLGILAVYGDRLPADYFLVNMESKKVDFLISSSDWLDPEQLNPMHAESFVTSDGLRIGTYLTFPQNREKKLPLVVLPHGGPHSRDYWRYSRDAQILSQNGYLVLQVNFRGSSGYGNHFYKAGKLEWGGKIQKDIADSVKWAIDKGYAHPDKVCIFGGGFGGYSALMNTIKYPELYKCAIGYVGVYDLEMMYTKGDIKDRVRGLAYLKEEVSKNKSFMRESSPIHNIDKLNIPLFIIHGEEDERVPVDHAEELLEKLAKEGKPAKSLIIAKEGHGFYSEKNNLKLYTQLLEFLDQHIGVGAAEKESNEG; translated from the coding sequence TTGGAAGTTAATGTTTATACAGGTGCCGAAAGAAAAATTATAGGCCTACCGCAATCTTATGGGCGTGCCTATACAGACGGGCAAGGAAATCTAACCTTCGCAACAGGAACGGATAAAAAGAGAAATCCTGAGCCATACCAATATTCAGATGGGCATTGGAAGAAAATCGAAGATCCTACTCTCAGCAGAGCAAGACTTGTAGGCATAAATCAAGAAACAGGAGAAACCTATCTAGAAATAGACAGGAAAAACAATACAGAACCTATAGGCGCCTATACCCACCCAGACTACCCAGAAGAACACTTTTTTAACAGCAAGGGGAATTTTCCAGCATTTTTTAGAGGATTGAAAAAGGCCTTTGATAGCTATCGTATATACTTTACCAGCACTACTTCCGATGGAAAGCTAGGTATTCTTGCAGTTTATGGAGACCGTCTCCCAGCTGACTATTTCTTGGTAAATATGGAATCTAAGAAAGTAGATTTCTTAATTTCTTCATCTGACTGGCTAGACCCAGAACAACTGAACCCGATGCATGCTGAATCGTTCGTAACTTCAGATGGCCTTCGCATTGGGACATATTTAACCTTCCCCCAAAATAGAGAGAAGAAGCTACCCCTTGTCGTGCTTCCTCATGGAGGACCTCACAGTCGAGATTATTGGAGATACAGTCGCGACGCACAAATATTATCTCAAAATGGATACTTGGTACTCCAAGTTAACTTTCGAGGCTCCAGTGGCTATGGTAATCATTTCTACAAGGCAGGTAAGCTCGAGTGGGGCGGAAAAATACAAAAAGATATTGCAGACTCTGTAAAATGGGCGATTGATAAAGGTTATGCCCACCCGGACAAGGTCTGCATTTTTGGTGGGGGTTTCGGGGGATACTCCGCTTTAATGAATACTATAAAATACCCTGAACTCTATAAATGCGCCATCGGTTACGTTGGTGTTTACGACCTTGAAATGATGTACACCAAAGGTGATATCAAAGATCGAGTCCGAGGCCTTGCCTATTTAAAGGAGGAAGTTAGTAAAAACAAAAGCTTTATGAGAGAGAGTTCCCCTATCCACAATATTGACAAGCTCAATATCCCATTATTTATCATTCATGGAGAGGAAGATGAGCGGGTTCCGGTAGATCATGCCGAGGAATTACTGGAAAAACTTGCGAAAGAGGGTAAGCCAGCAAAGAGCCTGATAATTGCTAAGGAAGGGCACGGTTTTTACTCTGAAAAAAATAATTTAAAACTATACACCCAATTATTAGAATTTTTAGACCAGCACATTGGTGTTGGTGCTGCAGAGAAAGAATCTAACGAAGGCTGA
- a CDS encoding Spy/CpxP family protein refolding chaperone: MMKNWKTVVGSLALAGVVAVPAVSMACDGKGRGHGPEKIAKELDLTEAQKDQLKELRESNREGKMAKREEMYKAYGELREAIRSGADQQTLASLGAKIGELEVAKMQSRNQMRTQFESVLTEEQLAKLETLKAEKKDRHMKKWKAYRDHG; encoded by the coding sequence ATGATGAAAAACTGGAAAACTGTAGTAGGTAGTTTGGCATTGGCTGGAGTAGTGGCTGTACCAGCAGTAAGCATGGCATGTGACGGTAAAGGACGCGGCCATGGTCCAGAGAAAATTGCTAAAGAGCTGGACCTGACAGAAGCGCAAAAAGATCAACTGAAGGAACTTCGCGAGTCCAACCGTGAAGGAAAAATGGCTAAGCGCGAGGAAATGTACAAAGCTTATGGCGAGCTACGTGAAGCAATTCGTTCTGGCGCTGATCAGCAAACCCTGGCAAGCCTGGGGGCTAAGATTGGGGAACTGGAAGTTGCTAAAATGCAAAGCCGTAACCAGATGCGCACCCAATTTGAATCTGTTCTAACAGAAGAGCAGCTGGCCAAATTGGAAACCCTGAAGGCTGAAAAAAAGGATCGTCATATGAAGAAGTGGAAGGCATATCGCGATCACGGTTGA
- a CDS encoding flavodoxin, with protein sequence MSKIGLFYGSDEGNTESVALRIRARLGEENVDLFDIADVTQLDIVNYQYLIFGIPTWDFGQIQSDWEEFWEDVQEIDFTGKTVALFGLGDQFGYGDYFLDAMGMLHDVIVERGASIVGHWSTEGYEYEASKAEVDGGAKFVGLAVDEDQQEEMTAERLNLWCRQVAEELALDGEVLELDD encoded by the coding sequence GTGAGTAAAATCGGCTTGTTCTATGGCAGCGATGAGGGTAACACCGAGTCTGTAGCTTTGCGCATCCGCGCCCGCCTGGGCGAAGAAAATGTAGACCTGTTTGATATTGCTGATGTTACCCAGCTGGATATTGTTAATTACCAGTATTTAATTTTTGGAATCCCTACCTGGGACTTTGGTCAGATCCAATCTGACTGGGAAGAGTTCTGGGAAGATGTGCAGGAAATCGATTTCACCGGTAAGACAGTTGCTTTATTTGGCCTGGGAGACCAGTTTGGGTACGGCGATTATTTCCTGGATGCTATGGGTATGCTCCACGATGTTATTGTGGAGAGGGGAGCTTCGATAGTCGGCCACTGGTCAACTGAAGGCTATGAATATGAAGCCTCAAAAGCTGAAGTGGACGGTGGGGCAAAGTTTGTCGGTTTGGCTGTTGATGAAGACCAGCAAGAAGAGATGACTGCCGAGCGGCTCAATCTCTGGTGTCGACAAGTCGCGGAAGAACTTGCGCTTGACGGCGAAGTCCTTGAGCTGGATGACTGA
- a CDS encoding Spy/CpxP family protein refolding chaperone encodes MKYWKQALGSLALAGVLVAPVAVASGGSEGGQGRGFEYMARQLELTEGQQAQLKANRDSNREARMAQREQMIELRKQIDTAIESGADQATLDQLGEELGKLKVQEMQSHNKMKEQFRSILTDEQKAKLEQLKSERRGRQMKRRDESSASQDTES; translated from the coding sequence ATGAAATACTGGAAACAAGCGTTAGGAAGCTTGGCCTTGGCAGGTGTTCTGGTCGCCCCGGTAGCAGTGGCTTCTGGAGGCAGTGAAGGTGGTCAGGGGCGCGGATTCGAGTATATGGCCCGTCAGCTTGAGCTGACCGAAGGTCAGCAGGCACAGTTAAAAGCCAATCGGGATAGCAACCGTGAGGCGAGAATGGCACAGCGCGAGCAAATGATCGAGCTGCGTAAGCAAATAGATACGGCGATTGAATCGGGCGCTGACCAAGCGACACTGGATCAGCTGGGCGAAGAACTCGGCAAACTAAAGGTCCAGGAGATGCAGAGCCATAACAAAATGAAAGAACAGTTCAGGTCCATTCTAACTGATGAGCAGAAAGCCAAGTTAGAACAGCTTAAGAGTGAACGCAGAGGGCGCCAAATGAAACGGCGCGATGAAAGCTCTGCAAGCCAGGATACAGAGTCCTAG
- a CDS encoding response regulator, with protein MSRILLIDDDTELTDLLREYLTGEGFDVTAANDGGLGLELAQSESFDALVLDVMLPVHNGFEVLRKLREEASAASRSLPVLMLTAKGDTVDRIVGLEMGADDYLPKPCNPRELAARLRAVLRRGRVEAEESDDSLTSGQIRLLPAEHQGYWSDQALALTGAEFAVLKVLVQHAGEVVGKEVLTESALGRKLMPYDRSIDVHVSNIRKKLADKGASRDLIINIRGAGYMLTQSKQ; from the coding sequence ATGAGCCGCATCCTTTTAATCGACGATGACACCGAACTCACTGACCTGTTGAGGGAGTACCTTACCGGGGAGGGGTTTGACGTAACTGCTGCCAACGATGGCGGCTTAGGCCTGGAGCTAGCGCAGAGCGAGAGCTTTGACGCCCTGGTACTGGACGTAATGCTGCCAGTTCACAACGGGTTTGAAGTGCTGCGCAAACTTCGAGAGGAAGCATCTGCAGCGAGCCGCTCCCTGCCCGTTCTGATGCTTACCGCAAAGGGGGATACTGTCGATCGTATCGTCGGCCTTGAAATGGGAGCCGACGACTACCTGCCGAAGCCCTGCAACCCCAGGGAACTGGCGGCAAGATTACGCGCAGTACTGCGTCGCGGCCGGGTCGAAGCGGAGGAGAGCGACGACAGCCTCACCAGCGGCCAGATCAGACTGCTGCCTGCAGAGCATCAGGGTTACTGGAGCGACCAGGCTCTGGCACTAACCGGTGCTGAATTCGCCGTGCTCAAGGTACTGGTTCAGCATGCCGGCGAAGTGGTCGGTAAAGAGGTGCTCACCGAGAGCGCACTGGGACGCAAGCTGATGCCCTATGACCGCTCCATTGATGTCCATGTCAGTAATATTCGCAAGAAGCTCGCGGATAAAGGCGCCAGCCGCGATCTGATTATCAACATCCGTGGCGCCGGCTATATGCTCACCCAGAGCAAGCAGTAG
- a CDS encoding ATP-binding protein yields the protein MRSLFWKMFFGAWITAMVMVVAAIYITHFGEFGDPRQEERWEGPALFREVMRNMRIARRHGPEQFQHWLEKAPKKVKRNVYAVDQQGNDILGREVPSNMEPLIDSLDYRNREAHRLVNNKPTVGFFLPLRTGDPLRVVVSAGDSKEGLLLRFLWRNFWPMLLLSMIASGLACYWLARYLSRPLEQLRAATKQVAAGELDYRVAPTLKSRNDELTDLALDFDSMTAQLQESMSEQRRLIKDVSHELRSPLARLQVALAIARQKQVGGLDTELDKIGKAADYLEDIIADVLSLPISTQEQRPLDDVVEINSLISALAEDLHSEAADKDLSIDIRSEGEELLVATRGSSLTAALENILRNAIKYSPEQGRVEVSIKESTDSCTISVVDSGSGVDDEELEAIFRPFYRTDSARTRESGGFGLGLAIAQRSILHHRGSINAKNSSNAGLCVEITLPLIHIADD from the coding sequence ATGCGCAGTCTCTTCTGGAAAATGTTCTTTGGGGCCTGGATCACCGCCATGGTGATGGTTGTGGCCGCCATTTACATCACTCACTTCGGCGAATTTGGCGACCCGCGGCAGGAGGAGCGCTGGGAGGGCCCCGCCTTGTTTCGCGAGGTAATGCGCAATATGCGTATCGCCCGCCGCCACGGCCCCGAACAATTCCAGCACTGGCTCGAAAAAGCCCCCAAGAAAGTGAAGCGCAATGTCTATGCTGTCGACCAACAGGGGAACGATATTCTCGGCCGCGAAGTGCCGTCGAACATGGAGCCGCTTATCGACAGTCTCGACTATCGCAACCGGGAGGCCCACAGACTGGTGAACAACAAACCCACAGTAGGCTTCTTCCTACCGCTGCGCACCGGTGATCCCCTGCGTGTCGTTGTCTCCGCTGGCGATAGTAAGGAAGGCCTTCTGCTGCGCTTCCTGTGGCGCAACTTCTGGCCGATGCTACTACTGTCCATGATTGCCTCCGGACTGGCCTGCTACTGGCTTGCCCGTTACCTGAGCCGCCCACTGGAACAGCTGCGCGCTGCCACCAAGCAGGTCGCTGCCGGTGAACTGGACTACCGCGTAGCACCAACCCTGAAGTCTCGTAACGATGAACTGACAGACCTGGCCCTGGATTTCGATTCGATGACAGCCCAGCTTCAAGAGTCCATGTCTGAGCAGCGGCGCCTGATCAAGGATGTCTCCCACGAACTGCGCTCACCGCTGGCACGCCTGCAAGTGGCACTGGCTATCGCACGCCAGAAACAGGTGGGCGGTCTCGACACAGAACTGGATAAAATCGGCAAGGCTGCGGATTACCTGGAAGATATCATCGCCGACGTTCTGTCTCTTCCCATCAGTACCCAGGAGCAGCGGCCCCTGGATGATGTAGTCGAGATCAATTCCCTGATAAGTGCCTTGGCCGAGGACCTCCACAGTGAGGCTGCGGATAAAGATCTGTCCATTGATATTCGCTCCGAAGGTGAAGAGCTTCTGGTCGCAACCCGGGGCAGCTCCCTGACCGCGGCCTTAGAAAACATCCTTCGTAACGCAATCAAATACAGCCCTGAACAAGGCCGAGTGGAAGTGTCGATTAAGGAATCGACAGACTCCTGCACGATTTCAGTCGTTGACTCAGGCTCAGGCGTAGACGATGAGGAGTTAGAGGCTATTTTCCGTCCCTTCTACCGCACTGATAGTGCACGCACCCGGGAAAGTGGCGGCTTTGGGCTCGGGCTCGCTATTGCCCAGCGCTCAATCCTTCATCACAGGGGGAGTATCAACGCCAAAAATAGCTCAAATGCCGGTCTTTGTGTTGAGATCACACTGCCCCTGATACATATCGCCGACGATTAA
- a CDS encoding SRPBCC family protein, with amino-acid sequence MRWIIYILIILVILVLAGYLFPREVTVHRSVFINKPPQVVFPYINNFRKFNEWSPWRHIDPSVLYEYSGPQEGVGAKMTWRGQNSKAGSGSQTIFASKRDSVVATKLEFGDGSQATAEFQLEPKDSGTLLTWNFHSDTGGGPRERWMGLAVKKMVGESYEQGLEKLKNLVETAPESNTSGSSSTHSVSDIPSDVDDAMGDGPQGVPSELRNQNEEEAGETPENQE; translated from the coding sequence ATGCGCTGGATTATTTATATCCTGATTATCCTGGTAATCCTCGTGCTCGCAGGCTACCTGTTCCCCCGTGAGGTCACCGTTCACCGCAGCGTATTTATCAACAAACCACCACAAGTAGTTTTCCCCTACATCAACAACTTCCGCAAATTCAACGAGTGGTCACCCTGGCGCCATATCGACCCATCAGTGCTCTATGAGTACAGCGGCCCCCAGGAGGGTGTCGGCGCCAAAATGACCTGGCGTGGACAGAACTCCAAGGCGGGCAGTGGCAGTCAAACCATCTTCGCCAGCAAGAGAGATTCTGTTGTCGCCACCAAACTGGAATTTGGCGATGGCAGCCAGGCCACAGCGGAATTTCAGCTGGAGCCAAAGGATAGCGGCACCCTACTCACCTGGAACTTCCACAGCGATACCGGCGGCGGCCCCCGAGAGCGCTGGATGGGCCTGGCGGTGAAAAAAATGGTCGGGGAATCCTATGAGCAGGGTTTGGAGAAACTGAAAAATCTGGTCGAAACCGCCCCTGAAAGCAACACTTCTGGGAGCAGTTCCACCCATTCAGTTTCGGATATCCCCTCGGATGTGGATGACGCTATGGGTGATGGCCCACAGGGTGTTCCCAGTGAATTGCGCAACCAGAACGAAGAGGAAGCCGGAGAGACACCGGAAAACCAGGAATAA